Below is a window of Escherichia coli DSM 30083 = JCM 1649 = ATCC 11775 DNA.
TCGATTTTCATCTTCATTACATCAATGATTTGATGAATAAACTTATTATGACCGCATCGGTAATCAGCATCCTGATCGTCTTTATCGTGCTGTTGGCGGTACATAAAGGTCACGCGCCGATCCGCAGCGTCAGCCGTCAAATCCAGAATATCACCTCGAAAGATCTCGACGTTCGCCTTGACCCGCAGACCGTGCCCATTGAGCTGGAACAGCTGGTACTGTCGTTCAACCATATGATCGAGCGTATTGAGGATGTCTTTACCCGCCAGTCCAATTTCTCAGCGGATATCGCCCACGAAATTCGCACACCTATTACTAATCTCATTACGCAAACGGAAATCGCCCTCAGCCAGTCGCGCAGCCAGAAGGAGCTGGAAGATGTGCTCTACTCTAATCTCGAAGAGCTGACGCGAATGGCGAAAATGGTCAGCGATATGCTGTTTCTCGCTCAGGCCGATAACAACCAGCTAATCCCCGAAAAGAAAATGCTCAACCTGGCGGATGAAGTCGGCAAAGTGTTCGATTTTTTCGAGGCGTTAGCAGAAGATCGCGGCGTGGAGCTGCGGTTTGTTGGCGACGAGTGTCAGGTTGCGGGCGATCCGCTGATGCTGCGTCGGGCGTTAAGCAATCTGCTTTCTAATGCCCTTCGTTATACGCCAACCGGAGAGACAATTGTCGTGCGCTGCCAGACGGTCGATCACCTGGTGCAAGTTACCGTCGAAAACCCCGGTACGCCCATTGCGCCCGAACACTTACCGCGATTGTTTGACCGTTTCTACCGCGTTGATCCTTCCCGCCAGCGAAAAGGCGAAGGTAGCGGCATTGGCCTGGCGATAGTGAAATCGATTGTTGTCGCGCATAAAGGCACAGTTGCAGTAACGTCAGATGTGCGGGGGACAAGGTTTGTTATCATATTACCCGCTTAATCCTTCAGCAAACGGCAACTTTTATAACCAGTGTAAAAATAACATGCCGCAATAGTAATACCTATTAATGATAAAAAGCTGTCACAATTCATAAAAAACCTTAATATACGCCACCCTAAACATAACCAGCGTTAATGTAAGGTTTTTGTGTGGACTGGCTTCTTGATGTTTTTGCTACCTGGCTCTACGGCTTAAAAGTAATCGCGATAACGTTAGCGGTCATTATGTTCATCAGCGGGCTGGACGATTTTTTTATTGATGTCGTCTACTGGGTACGCCGCATTAAACGCAAGTTGAGTGTTTATCGCCGCTACCCGCGAATGAGTTACCGCGAACTGTATAAACCAGATGAAAAACCGTTAGCGATTATGGTTCCGGCGTGGAATGAAACGGGCGTCATCGGCAATATGGCCGAGCTGGCGGCGACCACGCTCGACTACGAAAACTATCATATCTTTGTTGGCACCTACCCCAACGACCCCGATACTCAGCGTGATGTTGACGAAGTGTGCGCTCGCTTCCCGAACGTGCATAAGGTAGTCTGCGCGCGTCCTGGCCCCACCAGCAAAGCCGACTGTCTGAACAACGTGCTGGACGCCATCACCCA
It encodes the following:
- the cusS gene encoding Cu(+)/Ag(+) sensor histidine kinase CusS — encoded protein: MVSKPFQRPFSLATRLTFFISLATIAAFFAFAWIMIHSVKVHFAEQDINDLKEISATLERVLNHPDETQARRLMTLEDIVSGYSNVLISLADSHGKTVYHSPGAPDIREFTRDAIPDKDAQGGEVYLLSGPTMMMPGHGHGHMEHSNWRMINLPVGPLVDGKPIYTLYIALSIDFHLHYINDLMNKLIMTASVISILIVFIVLLAVHKGHAPIRSVSRQIQNITSKDLDVRLDPQTVPIELEQLVLSFNHMIERIEDVFTRQSNFSADIAHEIRTPITNLITQTEIALSQSRSQKELEDVLYSNLEELTRMAKMVSDMLFLAQADNNQLIPEKKMLNLADEVGKVFDFFEALAEDRGVELRFVGDECQVAGDPLMLRRALSNLLSNALRYTPTGETIVVRCQTVDHLVQVTVENPGTPIAPEHLPRLFDRFYRVDPSRQRKGEGSGIGLAIVKSIVVAHKGTVAVTSDVRGTRFVIILPA